A single window of Hemibagrus wyckioides isolate EC202008001 linkage group LG28, SWU_Hwy_1.0, whole genome shotgun sequence DNA harbors:
- the flrt1a gene encoding leucine-rich repeat transmembrane protein FLRT1 has translation MAPEVMAELRDWLFLLLLCLTLLAEVLQCAATASQRMDAEGDVVCPSVCRCDEDFIYCNDRGLSAIPPLPPSASILYLQNNHIDNAGLPTSLEYLTTVEVIYLYDNELDDFPMHLPPSLRELHLQDNNIRVLPRAALARLPLLEKLHLDDNSVSTVSIEDQAFADNPRLRLLFLSRNHLSSIPSGLPASLEELRLDDNRISTIPTHAFRGLSSLRRLVLDGNLLANQRIADDTFSRLSNLTELSLVRNSLQTPPLNLPSAHLQRLSFQDNALIHMPRGSLDGMRSLQRLDLSGNNLTTLPRGLFRDLESLGQLLVRGNPWHCGCNLRWLYDWLEAKGNTITVRGLTCQSPERVRDMPLRDLTSQMDDCELAAAGGGGIGGVGLPGGGGTTGNRMGGAGVTSTTSFPPQGSLFTLRSKRPGLGLPDKGLDYTLGSSGVGKNLALNVKSLSHDSIRVTWSVAQTSSSFRLSWLRLGTSAAMGSITETLVRGDRREYLLTALQPASSYIICMVPLVSGTANKAGMSGGNTDTDEAPVCAKAETSDPNLSDVDQGEDRGSEHITSLPLAGIIGGATAIVSLALILGIFCWYGHRSRRLSSRDHYNRSSSRKSKHYDDYIESGTKKDTTILEIRGPGFQMTPMAARETLQPKPVQEDYIIHTIFPSNGTGLYKPPHPTTNAGYGTNRGYREGGIPDIDYSYT, from the coding sequence ATGGCTCCTGAAGTCATGGCTGAGCTCCGTGATTGGCTCTTTCTTCTCCTGCTGTGCCTCACACTGCTAGCCGAGGTGCTGCAGTGTGCTGCAACTGCCTCACAGCGAATGGATGCAGAGGGGGATGTAGTGTGTCCCTCCGTGTGCCGCTGTGACGAAGACTTTATTTACTGCAATGACCGTGGTCTGAGTGCTATCCCACCACTCCCCCCATCTGCCTCCATTCTTTATCTTCAAAATAATCATATAGATAATGCAGGACTTCCAACATCCTTGGAGTACCTCACAACTGTGGAGGTTATATATCTCTACGATAACGAGCTGGATGACTTTCCCATGCATTTACCGCCATCATTACGAGAACTTCATCTCCAAGACAACAACATCCGAGTGTTACCAAGAGCTGCATTAGCCAGGTTGCCTCTCCTGGAGAAGCTACATTTGGATGACAACTCAGTGTCCACGGTTAGTATAGAAGACCAGGCCTTTGCCGACAATCCTCGTCTTCGTCTGCTCTTCCTATCCAGAAACCACCTTTCCAGTATTCCCTCAGGGCTTCCAGCCTCGCTAGAGGAGCTCCGGTTAGATGATAATCGTATCTCAACTATTCCCACACATGCCTTCCGAGGTTTATCCTCTCTGCGCCGTCTTGTCTTGGATGGCaaccttctggccaatcagcgGATCGCAGATGACACCTTCTCACGCCTCTCAAACCTCACTGAACTGTCTTTGGTACGGAACTCTCTTCAGACTCCACCTCTCAATTTACCTAGTGCACACCTACAAAGACTCTCTTTTCAGGACAATGCCCTGATCCACATGCCACGGGGCTCCCTTGATGGAATGCGTAGTCTTCAGAGGTTGGACCTGTCCGGGAACAACCTTACCACACTTCCCAGAGGGTTGTTCCGGGACTTGGAGAGCCTGGGGCAGTTGCTTGTGCGTGGCAACCCTTGGCACTGTGGATGCAACCTGCGCTGGCTGTACGACTGGCTGGAGGCCAAAGGGAACACTATTACAGTCCGAGGACTAACTTGCCAATCTCCAGAGCGAGTTCGTGACATGCCACTAAGGGACCTTACTAGCCAAATGGATGATTGTGAACTGGCAGCTGCTGGAGGTGGGGGAATAGGTGGAGTGGGTTTGCCAGGTGGGGGAGGTACTACTGGCAATAGAATGGGTGGAGCAGGAGTAACTTCCACAACTAGTTTCCCTCCACAAGGATCTCTGTTCACTCTGCGGTCCAAGCGCCCAGGTCTGGGGCTTCCAGACAAAGGCTTAGACTACACACTTGGCAGCAGTGGTGTGGGCAAGAACCTGGCCCTGAATGTAAAATCATTATCCCATGATAGCATTAGAGTTACATGGAGTGTGGCTCAAacatcttcttctttcaggcTCAGTTGGCTCCGCCTGGGGACTAGTGCAGCAATGGGTTCCATTACTGAGACTCTAGTGAGGGGTGACCGAAGAGAGTATCTCCTTACTGCCCTTCAACCGGCATCCAGCTACATCATTTGTATGGTGCCCCTAGTCTCTGGCACTGCGAACAAAGCCGGCATGTCTGGAGGAAACACAGACACGGATGAGGCTCCAGTGTGTGCAAAGGCTGAGACATCTGATCCCAACCTGTCTGATGTTGATCAAGGGGAGGATCGGGGGTCAGAGCACATCACCTCACTTCCACTAGCTGGGATCATTGGAGGAGCCACTGCGATAGTCTCTCTAGCCCTCATTCTTGGAATATTCTGCTGGTATGGCCATCGTTCGAGGCGCCTTTCCTCAAGGGATCATTACAACCGCAGTAGCTCACGCAAAAGCAAGCATTATGATGACTACATTGAGTCAGGCACTAAAAAAGATACCACCATCCTGGAGATTCGAGGACCTGGATTCCAGATGACACCAATGGCTGCCAGAGAGACATTGCAACCCAAGCCAGTGCAGGAAGActacataatacacactatcTTCCCTTCCAATGGCACAGGTCTATACAAACCGCCCCATCCCACAACTAATGCAGGCTATGGCACAAACCGTGGCTATAGAGAAGGAGGTATTCCAGATATAGATTACTCTTACACGTGA